The genomic region TTAAGAACTGGCAGCAACCATAGATATCTTTTGGCCAAGTGATCCAAAACTATTTTTGGTTCTCAGTCTCCTTTGAGAAAGTGAAATAAACTCCTGAATCAATTCAACAGACATGCCTTCCAGCTTCAAGTGTTTTGAATTAAATGGGAGCATAACATCAATGCACCACAATCACCACGACCAACAAAGACTACTTAGGACGACCAAGAAGAAATTTAATCTGCtaagatgaaattaaaataatttaagagagCGCTCAGGAAAATGATAATCTATCAGAGGCATACACTTTCCTGTGTCATTTggttaaaataatagtaaattaATTATGCAGATGCTCACCAAAAGGAACCAATATTAAACATTTACTCAGCATCCAATCCTGGTAAGGATCATTTGAACGATGATAAGAAACAGGAGAAGCAGCATATGGTCTCAAGAAGCTGAAAGAAGAGTGTCAAGAGAGACCCTGGAGGCTGAGCAGAgtctcagagcagccctgggctTTGGTAGAGTCACCTAGGATGGCTTtgcaggcacagaaactgcatTCCCCAAAAGCTGAATATGAAAAATTTCACAGTACACCAATATCTGACAAGGTCTGTGACCATGACAACTCCAGAACCATGTCTGAGCACAGAGAAACTCAAGAACATCATGCCATGTGTGAGAACAATGTGCAAACACAAAAGCTTCCATGCAAGCAGCCCCGTAGAGGAGTTCCTATGGTGGGGAACCGAGGTCTCATGTGAACAGACAGCACCAACCAGTCACCTATGCAAGTGAGAAATCGTGGAGGTGAACCCTCCAGCCTAAATCAAGCCTTCAACAAtggcagccccagccaacatcttgactgTGACCTCATGGGACCCTAAATAGATCACTCAGTTAATctgctcctgaattcctgactgACAGAAATTGTATGAGACCGTGTAGTTTTAAGTCacttgttatacagcaatagataatacATAACATTCAGATAATTGTGTGTCAATGAGTGTGTGCTTTTCCAGTTAAAAGAATTTTAAGGTAGGTCATATAATTAAATATTGATTAATAttgtatttctcctttaattcttagagtacattttcttttagttctttgaacatatttataataaccaTTTAAATCCAACATCGGAGCCCAATCGGGATCAGCTCCTGTTAGTTAACTCATCTTCTCTCCCTGGTcacattttcctttaattctttgaacataCTCCTTCAATCCAGCATCAGGGCTCACTTGGAACCAGTTTCCTGAGTATAGgtcacactttcctgtttctttgcacaTCTAGTAGTTTTGGGTTAAAAAGCAGAATTGCAAATAATTTGTTGTAatgaatcttttgtttttctaaggaTTTTACTGCTGTTGTTATTGTTCTACTAAGAAATTAACTTGCCTGGCGTCAAACTGTGAAATCTATCTCCAGCTCAGTGTACAGCAGCTGATGTCTCTGCTCAGTCGCTGATTTACTAGCCTGCTCCCTGAGGGTACCCTTAAACCTGTGTAGTTTAGCAGTCAAAGATTTGGGTAGATTTTATAATCAGATTGTGGGATTCACACTCTCTGTGAGACATCACAGATGTTTCCGACGCTCCCAAGCCTAAAGTTCCACTTCTCTGACAGCCCTGAGTTCTGCCCTTAGATACATGAATCCAATCAGACTTCTGATTTTTGCCCCCCAAGCCATGTGCACTCCGGGGAACACACTCTTCAAAGGCACAGGAAATTTGCAAAGCTCATCAGGAGCTCTGTCTTTCCAGGGTTTGCCATTGCCCTAGTTTTGCCAGTGTTTCTGCAGACAGGCTGGGTCTCTCACGCACGTGCAGTATAGAGGTCATCCAGGGATTCGGGCAGAGTTTATGCTCAGATCTTAGATCTCAGGCCTTGTGTGACTCTCCTACTGCCAGAATGTACTCCTTAAATTCCCATCTGCTCTGATCTCTGAACTTTGTCATCGTCACTTTGAGCTGGTTAGGATGTAGATTTCCACTGCCAGATCTAAGGGGGCTTGGAGCACCCCCAGCAAGAAAGCCATTAACTCTCGATTCTTACTTGAGCAATAGAATCTTTCTATAGCCAACTCTTCTCACCTACCTTTGGTCATCTTTCAGAAGCTTCCAGTGGTTGCTTTTAATAATCTGGTTCATCACTGTTGTCTGCTGGAGGAACTGCCTGACCTCCTCAAGCTGCCATCACCTGAAGTCTCCCTGGACTATTTTATTAGCTTCCTATCTTGTCTTCTGCTTCCGCATTTACCTTCCAACGACAGCCTCTTCTCTGCCCAGAAGCCAGTCATCCCTTTGAAACATAAATCACATATCATATCCCCACATAAAATTCCTGATGAACTTTCCACTTCACTCAGAGCAAAAGCCAGGCCCTCAACAGGCCTACAAGTCCTACATGAAGTTGCCGCAGGCCATCTCTCAAACCTTCCCTCTTATCATCTCTTATGAGTCTCACCTCGACCATTCTGCTGTGCTTCCGACACACCCAGCGGGCCCCAGCTTGGGCACCTGCTCTTCCCTCGGTTAGCTGCATGACTGGCTCCCTCACTTTCTTCGAGTCTCTGTTCAGATTTTGTCTTGTTAGAGACGACTTCCCTGATCACCCCATCTAAAACAGCGTTTCTCTCCACCACACCATCATGTTCACCTCCCCACCGCcgcttttcttcattgtattacTGCCACCTGAAATCATTCGTatcattcatacacacacacacacacacacacacacacacgcacacatacatacatacacatatggtGTACTATGTATCTACCCTCACTAAATCTTAAGCTCCACGTGGGCAGGGATTTTGTTGTGTTCAATATTATAACTGTAAGACCTAGAATAGGGCCTGGTAGGTAGAAGGTACTCAACAAACATTAGTTGAACGGATGCGTTTAGTGCTGCTATTTGTTAGGCATTACTCTTAACCCCTTCCATATTAACTCATCTATCTTTCATAGTATCTCATCAAGTAGGTactatgattatccccattttacagatgaggaactgaggcacaaagcTTTGAAGCCCAAGTTAATGAAGCTAATAcgtggtggagccaggacttgaaccagtCTGTGTGCAAAGCCCACTGCATTAGTCCGCTCAGGCTGCCATGACAGAATAccgcagactgggtggcttaaatagaaatttattctctcgcagttctggaagctgggagtccaagatcaacgAGCTGGCAGAGTTGGTTCCTGGGGAaacctctctccctggcttgcggatggctgtcttctcactgtgtcctcacacagtttTCCTGTGTGCaccctcctggtgtctcttcctcttcctataggattagggctccacctttatgacctcatttaaccttaattatctcatTCAgggtcctatctccaaatacagtcacactggaggttaagacttcaacaaacaaatttgggggagggggggagacACAAATCAATCCATAATACCCATGATTTATGCCATGGAATACATCTTcgtttttattttggaaaatcaagatttttttctctagctCTTTTTAGATAAACAGAGAAGAATAAACTTTCAAAACTCCGATCAAGCCATAAGATCACCTAGCAAGATAAATCTGCCAAAATGGCTACACCAAGGACTTTCAGAAACAACTTGGTTTCCTAACACACCAAACGATTGTGCCAAACATCTGCTACCGTACTTTCACACAGTGTGCACTAACTCAGTGCAGCTCTGGGAATTCGTTTGTATCTCCTCACCAAGAACCAGCAAAAAACCATCCTTCTTGTGAGTCCCTGATGGAAGTCTGTTCCAGTCTCCTTGCTGCTCCCTAAGCACACTGTGCATGCTCCCACGTCAGGGCCCTGCCCTCCCAGTTCTCACTATCTGCAATGCTCTCCCTCCTGATAGCTTCatgacttatttttctccttatttaggatttttacagAGTCATCTCCATGAAGTCTTGCTGGAACAACCTTTTGAAAACTGCAAATATacttttttcctgcatttccctTATCTGCTCCTCCCTTTTCTACTGTATTTTTCTGTGgcactttttaaaacattgtctCTCTTCCCTCTAGAATGCAAGCAagatgaaggcagggatttttgttgGGTTTTATTTACTGCCGTTTCCCTAGCTCCAAGAAAAGTGCCAGGCAtggtagacactcagtaaatgtttgctgaatgaacgaatgaataaacttccccaaggtcatagagctagtaagtggcagaactggaatttgaaccctATTTGACTCAAAAGTCTAAAAATTTAAACACTAGATTATACTGTACATAGCAGCTAACAATTGTTTAATAAGATACAAATCTGATCAAAGAGCAAAATGCTCTTCTCTGACACAAACAATACACCTCAGACAGTGATGGAGACAATGCCCATCTttacataaacaaaaattaatattcCTCACAagcataaattataaaaattaactttttaatccTATTGGCAGCTGACCATTTGTACAactaaatattttgtataaaaatgtTTGCAGAGCCAAAGACATTTCAAAAGGGAACAATATAGTCTGGATTATTTAattgtggtttcttttctttttttggcagcTACCCTgagtcattcattaattcattcattcaacaaatattcactgagcattTAATGCATGCCAGATATTTtactaggtgctgggaatacgtCAGTTTACAGGACAGACGTGGCCTCGGGTTGTCTGGAGTTTCTGTCCCTGTGTTATCATAAGTATCAGGTATCATGAGAGCAAACTGAAGAGGTGCCGAACTTTTCCACAATAAACAGTGAACGACTTTCAAGAAACCAATATTTACCAAGACCTACTATAGGAGGCACCCCTAGTGGTGCTTTGCATCAGAGAATGCTCAGTGAATAAAGTTCAATAGCAAGAGCAAGGTTGAGAACGCCTGCAAGCAAATCCCAGGAGCCTGTTGGTGTGCTCTCATCCTTCTACTTCCAAAATAAACTCTCCTTAATAGAATCCAAGTTTCTTGAGGGCAAGAATCCCCAGAGCCTACAAAAATTCGTGGCACACAGTAGATACTTTATTATAAACAGTTTTCAAATTAATTAGTGGATATCCCATTTCTTCACTGCTACCATCCTAGTCCATGACACCGTCATCTCTTTCTTGTACTACTGAAATGGCCTTCTAACTGGCCTCTCAGCTTTTGCCCCACTAGTCTGTTCTTCAAATAATTTATCAGAGTTACCTTTGCAAGTGTTAGATTAGGTCACTACATCGATTAACTGGCTCAAAGGTTTCCCCATCAAACACACAATCCAATATTCTTCCAAGGTCTAGGGAGCCTGCGCGATCCGGCCCCTGCCGGCCTCCCTGACCGCACCTGCTGCTGTCCCGCGCCCGCTGGGGCCGCTCAGGCTTTCTTCCCGACCCTTAGCCAGCCCCACTCTTTCGTGCCTCAGGGCCTCCGCCGTCCCCTGGGCTGAATCCCTTCCTGTGGCTCACGGCAGGCTGGCACCTTCTCCTGCTCCTGCCCACCGAAGTCAAACCAGCCTCCTCACAGAATCGCTATCACATTTGACAGTTCTGCTGTCTTCTTGGCCATTATCATCACTTGAAATTATCTTGATATATTTCGTTAAGTGTTGACTTATCTTCTGCTGTGTTTTTACATGGAATCTATAAGCATTGTGAGAGCACTGTTTGCCTTCCCTCAAAATAGTGTTGAATTACTAAGAAACGCCCGATCCTGTTCCTCGTTCTCTTTAAATTGTAGAAACACACCAGCACGCTAGGGGGCACGCTTCGCTGGGCGGGGCCTGCTCTCCACCTCCctgcccgccccgcccgccgccagTCACCTGCTTCCCTCTCGCCTTCCACCAGGGGGCGCGCCTCCGACGGCCGGGCCTCCGTCTCGGCCGCCGAGCGCCTCAGCACCGCCAGTACCCTCTCCGGCGGCAGGTCGACCAGTTGCTCCCAGAGGGACTCCGTGTAGAAGTCCACCGTATGCGCATTCGAAATGGCTAGGGCTTCCCTCAGGAACCGCAGCAGCCCCTGCAACTTGGCATGCAACGTGGACAGCTCGTGGGTCGCTGGGAGCGGGCACGGAGCCGCCATGACGCTCACCCTCCCAGGCTGTAGGTGGCGCAAACGTGGCCGCAAGGCGAGGCCTTGCTCGAAAGTAGCAGAGGCCAGATAAGTAGAACTCCGATCTGGGCTTTACGTGAGCGATTGATTGCTTCTGCCTGATGACGTATTTTAACAGCGTCCGTTGTGGTTTTCCGGCGACGCAGTTGGTGTGCGATGGCTCCTGTGCGGCCGACTGCAAGGTGGCGGCCAGGGAGCTTGGGGCCGCGTGGTGAAGGAGTTTCTCCGGTCGGACTAAGGAATAAGAATGTGAAACAGAGGAGGTGGCGACCTAGCCATCCACAGGCCTTCGTGGGGAGCGTGCGCGAGGGTATGTGAGAAATCTTAGAATACGCGACCCGGGAAGCAGGGAAGAAGGGTTTAGGAACAAAACTGGCTTCTCCTGGGGGCAGAGGAAGCCAATCCCGCTGGAGCCGTGGGCTTCTCAGAGCTCTGGAGGGAAAGACGAGGCACTGTTGCTAACTCTGAATCTTTAAACATCTTCCCTGACTTAACCCCATTCTTGTTCGGAACTTTATTCTTCTGCATTTTTCCCGTGAAACCGTAAGCAGAGAGCTTCTAAAGGTCCGTTTGTGCATATAGTACGGTATAGAGTAGACGGAAGGACTGGGCCAGAAATACACTGCCCCAAACCCTTGCTGATTACAAATACCCCAGAGCCCTCCAGTCTTATcttagttttcttcctttccttcgctttagtttgtgtttttcattttatcttgctGTCTGTAAGTTCCCTCAAATCCCGTTTGTAATGTATAAATCTTAAATAAGTTCAGTCTTTTGTTAATTGCTAGCTGTTAAGAAAGTTGTACATCTTACCTGTGTTGAATTACTTTCAAAAATCAGTCTTACAGTAGTTTCTCTTAGGTTAAATAATAGATGTGAGAATTTTTTTGTTAAGTATTTATTAAAGACCTAGATTAGGTGTTTTAAGTGAGTCAAGgaatttgttttgatttgtgaGTACAATAAATGGAGTTGTACAACACTCtaatcatttttccttcttcgAGATTCTTACTTGAGTGTTTGCATGACTCATGTTAGCCTGGTCTTTTCGCAAAGGACCAACATACTGTTCATTTCATTAGCTTAAACTTGTTTTCTtgaaataaccttttaaaacaaatataatgtaaTTCTGGCATCTGAATGTGATGATgtaaaaagattttcattttaaattaaattacgTTTTTCATGCAACTTATTTTTTGagaaagtaatttatgactgatATTTTTCAATAGGTCAAGGCTTTGCATTTCGAAGAAAACTAAAGATTCAGCAAAATTACCAGAAATTGctgtggaaggaaaagaaggcTCAAACCTCACAGGAATCCCAATTCACAGATCGATACCCTGATCATCTGAAACATCTCTATTTAGCAGAAGAGGAAAGACTCAGGAAGCAACGTAGAAAAGTTGACCAGCCTTTGTCAGAGCAGCAAGTTGACCAGCCGTTGTCCGAAGAACAAGTTGATCAACCTTTGCCAGAAGAACAGT from Equus asinus isolate D_3611 breed Donkey chromosome 4, EquAss-T2T_v2, whole genome shotgun sequence harbors:
- the CCDC59 gene encoding thyroid transcription factor 1-associated protein 26, which translates into the protein MAPVRPTARWRPGSLGPRGEGVSPVGLRNKNVKQRRWRPSHPQAFVGSVREGQGFAFRRKLKIQQNYQKLLWKEKKAQTSQESQFTDRYPDHLKHLYLAEEERLRKQRRKVDQPLSEQQVDQPLSEEQVDQPLPEEQCSIDQALSKEHSSIQQPQLEEQCSIRVNSVTIPKKNKKKTSNQKAQEEYGRVQAERAAKKQEFERRKQEREEAQRLYKKKKMEVFKILSKKTKKGQPNLNLQMEYLLKKIQEQK